CTGAtgcacatgtatgtgtgttgcatgtactgtatgtatgcagCCCTGTGTGATTTGATGTAACAGTCCTTTGGTACAGATGCAAGGGCCAAGGTGATGGTTCTTGTATTAAATCATACACAAGGCAAAAgtcatggtgatgtgatgaCATCGTTCACCAACCAACCACGTGTGACATCAGCGAGGAATGAGGAGGATGGGCGCAGTTCAGAAAAACAAGGCCAGCGAAGAGAGATGTGCTACTATGGTTCGccaaagacaaaaacaatagCACCATTcttgaaaaaaataagaaatgaaataaaataaacctccCATTCACAGGTTTTATGTAAAACAGATGGCGACAAAGTGCATTTGAGGTGAGAGGATTATTTTAAATGCAGgaggattatgatgatgatatgtTCTTTTCTGACATGATGGCTAACATTCAAAACATAGCTttcaagagaaacagaaaaagagatcATGTTAcacctgattttttatttttttttttaagcctaAGATCTTAAGACCTAGTGATCATGTATGGCTGACATGTGCGTGAACGTTTCCATAAATTGGAAATGCCTGGGAGATCTAGGTGAAGTGTAAGCACTCGTAGAGCCTCATCCATGATCCATGGAGCGTGTAACTTGTCAGAGAacgagtgtcagtgtgtgtgtgtgtgtgtgcgcgtgtttgtatttgtgtttatgtgtgtgaacCATCAGCGTTTAACATATTGAGCTGCATTTCTGGGAAATGTGATAAAGTAACCGAACATGACGGAAAGCACACGTTTTCACCTTCACAAAACAGTCAGACGattgtatttacaacaccaaagaaaaaagggatactgcagcttctttttttgtccttttaacTCATTTTCGTTCAAAAgggcaataaaatatattaaaacttACTGTATGTACAATATGTGGGCTCTTAACATTAAAGCGCAATGAATAAACCGGGTCATGTTTGCAgggtcatgtgaccaaaatatttgttttttttttctttttcttcctttgtttgtgtgtgtgtttgtttttgatcCAGAACTAAAGGgatgaaagaatttttttttttttttacaaatcaaCAAATGAGGCCAAGAAAGATGTACCAAAGGCACTGACTGAACCACACCCCCAGATACGTGTCCCATTATGGGTTAACAGACATggttcattttggatttttttaacacatctcctttaaacaaaaaaaaaaaaattaaaaatgtcctcccagacaaagaaaaagaaaagataaatacGTATAACATTTTCATATATTGGTCTCAACACCAGCATCCGATTGTAAAAATGAGcaactaaaaaataataaaaaataataaaataaaaaaattaaaataatcatCTAAATCCTCTGTACatattcttttttgtttttttttgtttttttccatctccTTCAACCTCAAATTCAATGTTTTTGTACACAGTGTCCCCTACTGGTAGGTTCTGTTCACTGCAGCTCCTGAGAAAAGCACGGCTCAGTCCCAGTTCTCCTCCCATTGGTTCTCAGAACCTCAGAGCTTTGTCCTCATCCAATGGGAGAGCGCCGTCagtctatatttttttttagcccgCCTCCCTGAGGAGAGGTGTCCTCTAATTGGTTGGCGCCTCATGCTTCTGAGTATGAGTTCTGTGAATTAAGCTTGTCCTTCTTTAGCTTGACACCATCCACCAGCTCAAAGTTATAGTTCTCCAGGGCTGATAAGTTCCTGTCGGCCATGGAGCCGTGAGAGCAGGCACAGTAGAGCACCACTCCGCAGATGGCACCCAGGAAGACGCCCAGTGCGCTCATGGCGATGATGGTAATCAGGATGGGGTCCAGAGTATTCAGCATGTTCCCTGTTCCGCTGAGCTCTTTGTTCTCGACAATCTTCGGGAAGTTGGTGATGTCCACAGCTAGAGAAGGGACAGGTACAGTATTATTTATAGACAAAGAAGGCTGCTTCGGTAGAGATGCTGAATAACTGACAACTAGAGATAATGATCTGGGAATTAAATCATATTTTGATTACATTTAATGTGAAAATATAATTAAAGTGATTTCTGTGATTAAAACATTTTGGGCAAAACATCTACATAGCTGTCCCAAACAGATGATCTAAAATAGAAAATGTATTTGTGACTGTCCCGGGCTCTGTAACCAGCATCTGGGTAATGCACAATCCTGTTTTATTAACCAGTCAGAAAATGTCTATGCAAACAGGCAGCCTTCCCATCCTGTCAAATCTATTTTACATGCATGGAATGTCCATATAAAGCTATGCGATAAATAAGCAGGAAGCGAGGTGCTACTGAAGCGTGATGGAGTAGGAAATAAGCAGATATGTCAGATGCATtgattatacagtatttatggCTATATAAGATTCGACCATATGTCTAACAATTTGAGAAAATTGAAAGCCTGGGAGACCTGAGTGATATAAAGGactttgtgtttatattttcttcCTGAAAGGTATTtactgtaattgtgtgtgtgtgtatgtgtgtgtgtgtgtgtgtaaatgaagtATGTGAGACAGCAGTCAGTTACAGCAACTTCTTTGTacctataaaaatataaataatgatgaTAGTAATAATGGTATAAATTTAAAACCGGAGACATACGGAATTTACTGAAGTCTTCAGGTAGCATTGGTTCTGTAGGGACATCtgggtctacacacacacacacacacacacaccacagaagACAGTTATATTCACTGACAGGTCCATCAAAGCTTAACTCAAATGTAACATTTTAGGTTTATTTAAGTCTGACTTAAATAAATCAGCATGCAAGCTGATCTTTATGAGCTTTATGGCTGACTCACCTTTGCAGTCCCCTGTGTTGATTTCCAGGATTTTAATGTCGTCCACAGCGATGTCTCCCAAGCTCTGTCCTTCCACTACACCCTCTATCACCACCTGATGAACACAAAGCTTTTGTGAGACTTCAGTTCTATGGAAGGGTATATATTAATGCACAGTCTCTTAATAGTCTTGTTAACTGGTGCACAACAACTGCCCCATCATATTTCTTACACATACGATCtgatatgatttttgatatgttGATTCGAtccactctctcatacacacacctggaagGGTTTGCTTGAATGTGGGATCAGCACCCGGGCCTCCCTCCAGCGGTTGCCCTGATGTCCACTGACAGTCCAGAGCAACACATCTGCTGTTTCGCTGCCGCTCTTGTGACGCTGCTTGATGTGCAGTGTGCCAATGTGTGAGCCAAACATGTGATACCAGAAGGAGAGACACAGATCTGATTCCTGACCCAAAACAGCCGGACTGACGAGCTGTGCCACTTCTTTCTTCTGCGCTCCAGTCGCTAGGGTGTAGATGAAGTTTCCAGAGCCACCTGAAGAGAACAGATATGAAGCTGAGGAAATGACACTTCCTGAGATATCCTTTAAGGAATGTGATTTCGAATCGGTGATAAATTTTTCAGCTAAATTGTTTCAGTTTGTgatactgtctgtgtgtgttacctgtgtggtCCATACTGGGGCCAGTGTTTAGTGTGGGCGTGCCACTGGACTGAATCTGCCACCGGTAGCTGCCTCCCTCAGACGTCCAGCCACAGAACGAGGGGTTGTTTGCCCAGCCAAAGTCACACGCAAACCACAAGAaagctacaaacacacaaacactgatggTTAGAATTACCATGACACCTTTATATCATCTGTTCAGATTCTGATTTCtattttcagtcatttatttacttcagCTATTTCTATTACTCTAACTTTTAAGACAGCTGAGTAACAGCCAGCTTTCTGCAGTATTAGTATTGTAAGCTGCACCATTAGGGGGCAGTAGAATtccctgctaaaaaaaaaacgagacaaaaataatacaattaaactgattatttaaaaaaaacatctttaaatAATGCAGAAAGCTGTCACTGATTATGCAGATGCAAGATCTTGTGAGTGATATTTATATGTGCATAATATTGATGAAACAGGCAGAAGGTGTGAAATCGGGGCTGTTTAATACAGGGCACACTCTCTTCTGTATGACAGGAGGGAAGAAAGGAAGACGAGAACAGGCGAGTGTAAAATTCagacaagaggaaaaaaaaaaacagttaaaagaCAAACAATGTCATCGCCTTCCTTTCTCTAGACAGTATGAAATGCAATAACGTGAGGATTCACAGTGGCTTCTGCTGAGTATTTGCCCAGTGAAGAGGAAAAAATTTTCCATTAAAAGCCACAGCTAAGGCTCTCTGCCACTGTTCCTGAAAAATACCGCTATCCAATTAAAAgttatttctctttttccatCTCGAGAGGATTTGGACTGCGGCAGAGGAAGGCATTGGGCATAAACAAGTTTTACCAGAAGTCCCAAACTTTCTAAATCCTTCACATAGCAAATAAACCACATTCAAATTGGGATGGAcagaaatgtttaatattaacaCATCCAGACCACACACAGGCTTTCATGCTTTGGTTttcgggaaaaaaaagtttccctTGTGGGGACCAGCCAAGAATTCCTACAGGGTTAAAACTTTCAGGTATTTCAATCCTTGTGgggattgaaaaaaataatgctCCACCCACATCCGATCAAAACAAccaacctgacacacacacacacacacacacgcacacaaacaaaacCTAATTAGAGAGAGCTGGATTGTTTTGTCCTCCCACTCAGTTATTGTCCATTAGCATGCAGTTTTATCTGTGTTAATGCTGAACAAGCTGAATAATAACAGCCCTCATTAACAATTATGCAACTCAGAAAAGCACTTCTTATCTGCTCTgcataagggcgtctgccaaatccagtaaatgtaaatgtctacTTACAGTTACTtaagacaaaagaaagaaaaagagtacCATGTAATGGAAGGTCAGAAATAAATAATGCGTGAAAGTGTATATAACTGCTAAGCTGTCTCACCTGGTAATGGGCTCATCTCTGTAGTGGTCTCAGGAACAGTAGTGCCACCTGTGTCAAGGACAAAGTGAATTTAGACACAGCTGGATATGCACCCAACTCACCTTAGCATCTTGCATAGCTTTAGTTGTTAGTATCACAAGGGGTAAATTTCTATTAGACGATTAAAGGAGCAGTATGTCATTTTAGAGCCCTCTGCAATCATGGTGAAAACATTCACAGTCATTCCTCTTCACCCAAACTCCatcttttaaaattatatttgctCAATGAGTTTGACAAAAATGCATAATGCTTCACTGAAGGTGGGGTTAAGTTATAGTctggaaaaatgtaaaaagaggCCTGATacaaacaaaggaaacaaaAGACTCAGATCTATTGCAATGGATTCCAGTTAAGCAAGTAACATAATTCCAATAAAGTGGTGAAATTACAGTACATGCTTGTCATTGGCCTAGAAAGTGTAAAATATGAGGCAGATTTGGGCCTCTCCTTAAtctagaaatgaatgaaaacttACAACAGAcaaaattacaaactgcacctttaaatttCGCTTAATGTTAGCAATgcaacttaaaaaaatatttctgcttCCTTTAATATCATAGGCTACGCAAAGCTGCTGCAAAGGGCAGAGATGGCATATAAACATCAGCTGAAATCACATTTAAGTGTCTAAAATTATGGGTTATGATGTCAGTTACCATTAGGGATGATAAACTGAGTCAGTTACCATTAGGGATGGGTTATATAATAGAAGCATGAATATGCTCAAGTAAGCCTGCGTGCATAGGGAAAATGTGAACAGAGCAACATGCTTTGTGGAAGTCGCTTAGCCAGAATGTGAGAAAAGGTGAAGGTAGTTTAGCATGTAGAGTTAGTTAGGGGTAGTAAGGAAGGGGCGCAGGCTCTGCTGTTAGCACCTGTATGTTCGTAGTCATCACCTGTTCCACTGTGACAGTTGGCTTCATCATCGCACTCGTCAGATGGTGTGGTCGGAGGGACGGGCAGGGTGGGAGGCACTGTGGGTGCtagagaaaagaagaaggaaggctttattaaatgtagaaaaatcatGAAAGACACAAATCATACAGAGTGCAACAGAAGCCTTTCCTAAGCcttgcgtgtatgtgtgtgtcatgtgcgcCAGTGTGTGGCGTGTGTCTGGGTGCTGAGGTTTGGCTCTGCTCCTGTGGGTCCTGGCAGCCTGAGCAGCTCCACCCAAGGCTCGGTCTGCATGTGAGTGTGAGGCATACTCGGGTCTCTCATTAGTCAGACGTGTGCCCTGCTGCCTGTGGCTCTGCCTGCTTACGCTCACAGCCGGATTCCCTCCGTTTACTCACAACTTATAATGAGAGGCTCCTGAGCCTGCCAGGCTTTCAGCAActtagagagacagagagtgagagatggagagaccaGGAAGTGAGCGCAGACAGGAGGAGTTGGAAGTGATTACTGAAAGTCTGACGGGTCAAAATATCCTGCCTGATGGATTTGCTCATAAACACAGGAGTAAAAGTTTATTTGTTCCGAAAGATTTGAAGTAGCCAATAATCTTCTACTGCAACAAACAGAGCGGATATTTTGTACTGTATAATCCATGTAACTGAAATTCCTTCATAAAATGAAACAGCTTGAAGGAAGGAATAAATGCAGACTTCTCTGTCTAATCATCTTTAAGTGCCCTGTTTCCATTAACAACTTTTTTTAACAAGCCATGCAGATCAGACCCCATTAAAGACTAACCAGACCCTATAAATCTATGAAAGCTACATAAATTAGTAAATACATAAATTTGATCTCTgaccttcttttttttgcatatgttGACAGTTTCTGCTACAATATGTTTTGCAAGCTTGTTTATGCAATATGTAAACCAACTGCTTAATGACCTCCAATCTTATATATGCTCGCTACATGTGTTCACTACATAGGGTGTAACTAAAACGGCATACTAAAAAGGAGACCCAGATAAATTAACCACATAAAAAAGTGATAGAATAAATGGCTTTTACATGAAGCGACAAGGCAGTAAGTAGttccttttatttcttaataTATTTTAGAGTCGACTAAAAAGGGGTTCATGGaatattatatgtattatattatattacagtacTTGCATATAATCACAGAGTCTTAAATAATATTCCAGTCGCTTTGGTTCCATTCTAGCACCCTGCTGTTATTCTTACAGGTACATATAGCACCCATGTGTGTAGATTTCATGATATGTTATACTCTCACCATGTgtctgagacacagagagactgagtgagcaTATATAAACTGTTGTGAATTgtccgtatgtgtgtgtgtgtgtgtggtgcgtgagtgtgtgtattggctTTGCCAGAGAAAACAAGCTATCATCCAGCTAAAGCCCACAGTGGGATTCCGTAGCTTACATAAGCCAGCTTCAGTGATTCCAAGAGAGCCAATATGTAAATCCACTTAATGCTGTCTCAACAGAGAATGTTCTCCTAACAAACCTAAATGAGCTCAAAGAGggaaatggaaagagagagcaaaTGGGTGTAGagtaacaaaaacaaagtggAGAAAAGTGAAGGAGAAGAGCAGGTAAGACATACTTGTGTCCACCATTAATGTCTGGCTAACGAaatatctttttattattattgattaaccTGGGATCTTGAGTGGTATCCAAGATTTATTATTGAGTTGTGACTGTTAGGTCTTCGCTTCTCAGCATTTTCACTCTAGCTAATTCCTACATTACTAACAATACTGCTTGACAGCGGAGATTAGCTTTTGCTTCATCTCTACCAAAAGAGAGcaatgcagcagcgctttagtaCTATAGACTATAGTACTATAGACTGTCCAGCTAGCTCATCTCCTATTCTGTATCCTATTCTCTATACCTGCGAGTGAGCAATGTGGCATCAGTGACACACTACTGCTAACAACTGATGGCGATAACATAAATACTGCGACTACACATGTCATATATATctcaacataaacatatttcatgtgtttctgggtggagatttattttaaaacataagGATGGGATTTGCAGAGGATGGACTGGATATCCTTTTTGCTCTTCAGAGGGTCCCTGTCATTAGGGAGGGCCATACACTGATGCTTATTTAGGCAAAAGAAATCCTTTGATGGTACATGTGTGGCACAACTGCACAAATCTTGAAGAAAGCTAAACCCTGGGGCTTTACGTTCAACCTCTTGAGTGGATCTGCTCAAGTTCAGCCAAGCAGCATCTGTATTTATTCCTCCATGATGAGGGACCACACAGTGTGATtttcagctgtttttatttctttttaaatccctTTAGTTTACCACTGATTTGTTGATAGAACGGAGGACATTATGAAGGAAAATGAGAGAGTgacacagacaaataaataatgagagagagagagagagagagagagagaaagagtatacTGTATGCAGACCTACCTTTAAACTCACAGCCCAGCAGCTCTAGTCTCAACCCCATGCCTACTGGTGTACCTCTGTCTGGATAAACTCTAATAAAGCGTGTCAAGATGGGCTCCACTGTCCTCAATACTGGCGTATCGTAGTTCATATTCCCCTCGAAAAGCTGCACAGGGACAGAGGGAAAAAGCATGAAAGAGTCATTATGATAGAGTATATGTGTGAATTCAGCCATACATTTCAAGCGCTTTCTTTATTGATGTGAAAAGAGGAAGCAGTGGGACAGAACTGCGAATAAAACAACCAAAAGCCTTAATCCAGTCAGTGATTGACATCTGAAGTGAACATTAGAGCAAAAGCCTGCTAGCTACCAACGCAGCAGGGTGTCTCGCTCGGAGAAATCTCCCATTGCCTTTCACTTCAGTTTCAGCAGACTCCTTCTCCGCAGTGGAATACCACGGGAGAATGAAAATCAGAGGGAGAGAAttaaagagaaggagagacgcATGCTCTAGTAATGAGAAAGGTCTACAACGCTAACGCCATGAAAGAGAATTAATGGGCTTCACTGTTAACTTTTCCTGTCTCCTTCAAGCATGGATAGAAGGACAGAGTAGAGGATGAGAGAGAATAGAAAGGAGGGACTGTATAACTAGGACTTTTAAATCAGCTACAGAAGCCCCTGTGCTAGATGTCTGTTGGTGTATTCTGACAGGCATGAGGTGTTTCTTCTCTTCGCTGTTCCTGAGGGCAGCGTGGCTGAACTGCATGCACAATGCATACCAATGAGGCATTAACACATTTACAGTCAGCTGCTGCAAATCCTCCTTTCTCAtcgacccccccccccccccacacatccatccatcctacttATCAGAACTGCAATGCATTTTATGCAAAAGACTACAGCGGAAGGTTTGAAGGTAATGTAAATCAGCGTACCATAATGTACTTTTTGTATTTATAGTAACTGagatttgaaccctatggaATCAGTAGTCTGATCTGAAAAGGCCAGTTCACTTGAATAATTTAAAACCTAAAGGAGATTAAAATGTACTGCATGGAAAAATCAGAACAGCATCTCCAATCTCTCAACCTTGTGAGACATTACATTGGCTTGGTGCTGCATTTTTCTCTAGGGAAGGTTTGCAAAATATTAACAATTattggggtgccaatacttctgttTAATAAACTGCACTCCTTGAGGAGCCTTTTATGTTTGGAAAggaagtgtgttacagtaaatcTTTACAACATCCTTATGTGATTATGCCACGTAGAACGAAAATAGATTTTATCACAATTATTCTTGTAACAAAGGAAGCAGTAAGTGTTATAACAGTACTAACACCTGGCTGTACTCACAATGTACGTAATACATTAGAATATCTTGCAAGatcttgtgatcatgtgataaTCTTGCAAGAACAATATGTATGCAAGATGTTATTATCTCCAGAATACGCTAATAATAACTAATATATGCTTTGCTTTTACATATCACTAAACCCCAGGAGGTTTTCTTCTCACCTTGGGTTTGTTGCTGTTGGCCTCCATCACCATCTTCCAGTCGGAGCTGTTGTTGCTGTAGGCCAAACGGAACTTCTTCATAAAGACCTTGTTCTCGCGGTGCTTCCCTCCCTGGATGATCAGTCCACGCACTAGTTTCTCCTGACCCAGGTCCACCTGAAGCCATTCATCCATGTATGACTGTGGTTGGGGTAGTAGAGTCCACCCT
The nucleotide sequence above comes from Hemibagrus wyckioides isolate EC202008001 linkage group LG01, SWU_Hwy_1.0, whole genome shotgun sequence. Encoded proteins:
- the nrp1a gene encoding neuropilin-1a isoform X3, with translation MIFAPKMSEIILEFESFELEPDTQPTAGVFCRYDRVEIWDGVPGVGPYIGRYCGQNTPGRIISYTGILALTINTDSAIAKEGFSANFTVMERTVPEDFDCMEPLGVESGEIPSEQIEASSEYNPNWSAQRSRLNNFENGWTPLEDSNKEWIQVDLGFLRFVSAIGTQGAISQETNKKYYVKSYKVDVSSNGEDWITLKEGSKQKVFLGNTNPTDVVKTLLPKPTLTRFIRIRPYTWETGIALRFEVYGCKISEYPCSGMLGMVSGLIADDQITVSSHTDRSWVAENARLLTSRSGWTLLPQPQSYMDEWLQVDLGQEKLVRGLIIQGGKHRENKVFMKKFRLAYSNNSSDWKMVMEANSNKPKLFEGNMNYDTPVLRTVEPILTRFIRVYPDRGTPVGMGLRLELLGCEFKAPTVPPTLPVPPTTPSDECDDEANCHSGTGDDYEHTGGTTVPETTTEMSPLPAFLWFACDFGWANNPSFCGWTSEGGSYRWQIQSSGTPTLNTGPSMDHTGGSGNFIYTLATGAQKKEVAQLVSPAVLGQESDLCLSFWYHMFGSHIGTLHIKQRHKSGSETADVLLWTVSGHQGNRWREARVLIPHSSKPFQVVIEGVVEGQSLGDIAVDDIKILEINTGDCKDPDVPTEPMLPEDFSKFPVDITNFPKIVENKELSGTGNMLNTLDPILITIIAMSALGVFLGAICGVVLYCACSHGSMADRNLSALENYNFELVDGVKLKKDKLNSQNSYSEA